A region of Paenibacillus sp. JNUCC-31 DNA encodes the following proteins:
- the gnpA gene encoding 1,3-beta-galactosyl-N-acetylhexosamine phosphorylase produces the protein MSKPIKGSFTLPGESGYEDLTLQLAERWGADVIRDSDGTQLSDEIINAGYGIYSTICIIRDHNEWASRNMDKLQQCFLITNPKVAVQDDVSFYLMEDFFAEQFKVNDSKEAFKYWQVYDRTTGEEVPRGLWNYERESGHVVITGIVPWHKYTVSFMAYRIWEEISMYNHTTNHWDKEHLMQIDPIYPETQTYLLEWMENWCQQHQETTVVRFTSLFYNFAWIWGSDERNRHLFSDWGSYDFTVSSRALDLFAKKYGYSLSAEDFVNGGKYRVTHIPAQQRKLDWMAFINDFVIEFGKKLIDIVHHHDKLAYVFYDDSWVGMEPYNDRFQEFGFDGIIKCVFSGYEARMCSGINVDTHEIRLHPYLFPVGLGGLPTFKEGGDPTLDAKKYWINIRRALLREPIDRIGLGGYLHLVEPYPDFCDYMEKIADEFREIKELHHEGKPYQIKTKVAVLHSWGKLRSWTLSGHFHETVMHDLIHVNEALSGLPVEVQFIDFEDIRQGVLQHIDVVVNAGSAGSAWSGGEHWNDHSCVDLLTQWVYEGGTFIGINQPSAVEGYDSFFRMAHVLGVDEDTGARVVHGKWKYETRDEYGLLPEGAKIAAKNNLYLTDGTAAVVDDTDGMVTLSTHDFGKGKGIYLPSFEFSWENTRLLLNLIRFAGNEYGETKYIPDNLYTECAYYPESKILVVINNSDQVQTTTIDTDYGKETLELAPYDTVITKIGLTKSVSS, from the coding sequence TTGTCCAAACCAATCAAAGGCTCCTTTACGCTGCCCGGCGAATCCGGTTATGAGGATCTGACTTTACAACTTGCCGAGCGATGGGGGGCAGATGTCATTCGTGACAGTGACGGCACCCAATTGTCTGATGAGATTATTAACGCTGGATATGGCATTTACTCGACGATCTGCATTATCCGGGATCATAACGAATGGGCGTCCCGTAATATGGATAAGCTGCAGCAATGTTTTCTAATTACGAATCCCAAGGTAGCTGTACAAGATGATGTATCATTCTATCTGATGGAAGATTTTTTTGCTGAACAATTCAAGGTGAATGATTCCAAAGAGGCGTTTAAATACTGGCAGGTCTACGACCGGACAACCGGGGAGGAAGTGCCAAGAGGACTGTGGAATTATGAAAGGGAATCCGGCCATGTGGTCATTACCGGCATTGTCCCTTGGCATAAATACACAGTAAGCTTCATGGCCTATCGGATCTGGGAAGAGATTTCGATGTACAATCACACCACGAACCATTGGGACAAAGAGCACTTAATGCAGATTGATCCGATCTATCCGGAAACGCAAACATATTTGCTGGAATGGATGGAGAATTGGTGTCAGCAGCATCAGGAAACAACGGTGGTCCGGTTCACCTCATTATTTTATAATTTCGCCTGGATCTGGGGCAGTGATGAGCGGAATCGCCATCTGTTCTCGGATTGGGGTTCATACGATTTTACGGTAAGTTCAAGAGCGCTTGATCTGTTTGCTAAAAAATACGGATATTCGCTCTCTGCCGAGGACTTTGTGAATGGCGGCAAATATCGAGTGACTCATATTCCGGCACAGCAGCGCAAGCTGGATTGGATGGCATTTATCAATGATTTTGTAATCGAATTTGGCAAGAAGTTAATTGATATCGTGCATCATCACGACAAGCTGGCGTACGTCTTCTATGATGATAGCTGGGTTGGCATGGAGCCTTATAATGACCGTTTTCAGGAGTTTGGATTCGACGGGATAATTAAATGTGTGTTCTCCGGTTATGAGGCAAGGATGTGTTCAGGTATCAACGTCGATACTCATGAGATCCGGCTGCATCCCTACTTGTTTCCGGTTGGCTTAGGCGGACTTCCTACTTTTAAGGAGGGCGGAGATCCCACGCTGGATGCCAAAAAATATTGGATCAATATAAGGCGCGCCTTGCTCAGAGAGCCGATTGACCGGATCGGATTGGGTGGATATCTGCATCTGGTTGAGCCTTACCCGGACTTTTGCGATTATATGGAGAAGATTGCGGACGAGTTCAGGGAAATAAAAGAGCTGCATCATGAAGGCAAGCCTTATCAAATAAAAACCAAGGTAGCTGTTCTGCATAGCTGGGGTAAATTAAGATCGTGGACGTTATCCGGCCATTTCCATGAAACGGTTATGCATGACTTAATTCATGTAAATGAAGCCTTGTCGGGCTTGCCGGTTGAAGTGCAGTTCATTGATTTTGAAGATATCCGTCAGGGTGTACTGCAGCATATAGATGTCGTGGTCAATGCCGGCTCTGCTGGTTCAGCCTGGAGCGGGGGAGAACATTGGAATGACCACTCGTGTGTGGACTTACTGACTCAGTGGGTGTATGAGGGCGGCACCTTTATTGGCATCAACCAGCCATCGGCGGTAGAAGGGTACGACAGCTTTTTCCGAATGGCACATGTTCTTGGGGTAGATGAGGATACTGGCGCCAGGGTGGTTCATGGAAAATGGAAATATGAGACTCGCGATGAGTATGGTTTGCTGCCGGAAGGGGCAAAAATAGCGGCGAAGAATAACTTATATCTTACCGATGGAACAGCTGCTGTGGTGGATGACACGGATGGTATGGTCACATTGTCTACACATGATTTTGGTAAAGGAAAAGGAATCTATCTGCCTTCATTCGAATTCAGTTGGGAAAATACCAGATTGCTGCTGAATCTGATTCGCTTTGCAGGCAATGAGTACGGTGAAACAAAGTATATCCCGGATAACTTGTATACAGAGTGTGCTTACTATCCGGAAAGTAAAATATTGGTCGTCATTAACAATAGTGATCAAGTTCAAACCACGACGATCGATACGGATTATGGAAAAGAGACCTTGGAATTGGCCCCGTATGATACGGTTATCACCAAAATAGGTTTAACAAAATCGGTATCCTCATAG
- a CDS encoding helix-turn-helix domain-containing protein yields MPRKKQPIIEYRHYSLPIHFPILLLSGERWKISDIKSEHLHFHNHLEIGICHSNSGMMEIKGESVPFKAGDVTFIPRYLPHTTYSSPNEASLWSYLFFSPEDLFQHSFKSSTYSNFEPNWWAIQGMNCILNREDHPKVYTLATSVVEELKQKGPYYQESAYGLLLSLYIELLRIHSRNEPLADQESQHNLKGDLVISPVLEYITKNYMSPITIDFLADLCHLSTTHFRRKFHDIMGTAPLDFLNSTRIEEACKQLKSTDASILSISEQVGFQSISSFNRCFSRLMGESPKQWRKGAQSEAQSAKASILEFTGWM; encoded by the coding sequence GTGCCCAGAAAAAAGCAACCCATTATTGAATACCGTCACTACAGCTTGCCGATCCACTTTCCTATTCTGCTGTTAAGCGGTGAACGTTGGAAAATCTCCGATATCAAAAGTGAACATCTCCATTTCCACAACCATTTGGAGATTGGCATTTGCCATTCGAATAGCGGCATGATGGAGATCAAAGGTGAATCAGTACCTTTTAAAGCCGGTGATGTGACCTTTATCCCCAGATATCTTCCTCATACAACGTATAGTTCACCCAATGAAGCCAGCTTATGGTCTTATCTCTTTTTCTCACCAGAGGATCTCTTTCAGCATTCGTTTAAAAGTAGTACCTACAGTAACTTTGAGCCCAATTGGTGGGCAATTCAGGGAATGAACTGCATATTAAACAGGGAGGATCATCCGAAGGTTTATACACTTGCGACATCGGTCGTAGAGGAATTGAAGCAAAAAGGTCCTTACTATCAGGAAAGTGCCTATGGCTTATTGCTATCCCTTTATATCGAACTCCTGCGAATCCATTCCCGGAACGAACCCTTGGCTGATCAAGAATCGCAGCATAATCTAAAAGGCGATCTTGTTATTTCTCCGGTTCTGGAGTATATCACCAAAAACTATATGTCGCCCATTACCATCGATTTTCTCGCTGATCTGTGCCACCTGAGCACCACTCATTTCCGAAGAAAATTCCATGACATCATGGGAACCGCACCTCTGGATTTCCTGAATAGCACCCGAATTGAAGAAGCCTGCAAGCAATTAAAAAGCACGGACGCTTCCATTCTTTCAATCTCCGAGCAAGTTGGTTTTCAGTCCATTTCCAGCTTCAACCGATGTTTCTCCAGACTTATGGGCGAGTCACCCAAACAATGGCGTAAAGGCGCACAGTCCGAAGCGCAATCTGCGAAAGCCTCTATATTGGAGTTTACGGGTTGGATGTAG
- a CDS encoding lytic polysaccharide monooxygenase has product MFRFILPSSKLVLICCLLVLTTVSMLLNSPKALSHGYVEGPASRAALCASGVNQDCGNIVYEPQSLEAPKGFPGAGPTDGHIASANGVFPKLDEQYATRWSKVNMSSGSNTFTWKLTANHSTASWKYYITKTNWNPNAPLSRDSFDLTPFCSVAYDGKQPPFSYTNSCNVPERSGYHVILAVWEVADTANAFYNVIDVNFSGTNPVDNVAPTAPTSLVATATAATSTSLSWKASTDNVGVTGYKIYNGNTLVGNVSGTTTSYTVTGLTANTAYTFTVKAVDAAGNESAASNSVSVTTTAPPANDTTAPTAPGGLHVMGTPTASSIQLMWTASTDNVGVTGYKIYNGSTLVTTTSGTATSYTVTNLEANTTYNFSVYAVDAAGNQSAASTVSGKTAAVSTAPAWAANTQYTAGTIVSYNNLTYKCLLTHKSQVDWIPSSTPTLWQLQ; this is encoded by the coding sequence ATGTTCAGATTCATTTTACCGTCTTCCAAGCTCGTATTGATTTGCTGTTTGCTGGTGCTTACAACGGTGAGCATGCTGCTCAACAGTCCAAAGGCGTTGTCACATGGCTACGTAGAAGGGCCAGCGAGCCGGGCTGCGCTGTGTGCTTCGGGAGTCAATCAGGATTGCGGCAACATCGTGTATGAGCCCCAAAGTCTTGAAGCGCCTAAGGGCTTCCCTGGTGCTGGACCTACCGACGGCCACATTGCAAGTGCTAACGGTGTGTTCCCTAAGCTTGATGAGCAATACGCTACGCGTTGGTCGAAAGTAAATATGTCTAGTGGTAGTAATACGTTCACTTGGAAGCTCACAGCAAACCATTCAACGGCAAGCTGGAAATATTATATTACGAAAACGAACTGGAATCCGAATGCACCTCTATCTCGTGATTCGTTTGACCTGACACCGTTCTGTTCCGTTGCCTATGACGGTAAGCAACCTCCGTTTAGTTACACCAACTCTTGCAACGTACCCGAACGCAGTGGTTATCATGTCATTCTAGCTGTCTGGGAGGTTGCGGATACTGCCAACGCCTTTTATAATGTCATCGACGTGAACTTCTCCGGGACAAATCCGGTTGATAATGTAGCTCCAACTGCTCCAACTTCCCTTGTAGCAACTGCAACTGCTGCGACCAGTACATCTTTATCATGGAAGGCATCAACAGATAATGTAGGTGTAACAGGGTATAAAATTTACAACGGGAATACTTTGGTAGGGAATGTCTCCGGCACAACTACAAGCTATACGGTAACGGGGCTGACAGCAAATACGGCATATACCTTTACTGTCAAAGCAGTCGACGCAGCAGGCAACGAATCTGCAGCCAGTAATAGTGTAAGCGTTACCACAACTGCACCTCCTGCTAATGACACTACCGCACCTACAGCTCCAGGCGGGCTACATGTGATGGGAACACCAACCGCGTCCAGCATTCAGCTGATGTGGACGGCATCCACGGATAATGTAGGAGTGACAGGGTATAAAATTTATAATGGCTCTACTTTAGTTACAACGACATCCGGGACGGCAACCTCTTATACGGTAACTAATCTTGAAGCGAACACAACCTACAACTTCTCGGTTTATGCTGTGGATGCAGCAGGCAACCAATCGGCTGCTAGCACAGTCAGCGGTAAAACAGCTGCAGTTTCTACTGCTCCTGCATGGGCAGCCAATACGCAATACACAGCGGGTACAATCGTGAGCTACAATAACCTGACATACAAATGCCTCCTAACCCACAAGTCTCAAGTAGATTGGATCCCTTCATCAACACCAACCCTCTGGCAGCTGCAATAA
- a CDS encoding glycoside hydrolase family 88/105 protein translates to MLQVKYDREEMLRVIDNVTQKTLAMDLTWDWPCGVAYYGVTRAYQTTGNKEILDRLVQWADEYIELGLPDWTVNTCAMGHMLITLYEETGNQKYWDIVMSKVDYLQNHALRFGDNVLQHTVSISNDFPEQAWADTLFMAAFFLLRVGSKLKDEAMIQDALNQYYWHIKYLQDPSSGLWYHGYNNVNKDHMSGFYWGRANAWGAYTMSQVKPQLKDWYLYPQCMDVECSLRDQLAALKLVQTENGLWRTVLDDEESYEEVSASAGIAAAMINNGNPLHTKYVQKALEGILNNISEDGRVLGVSGGTAVMKDRDGYRNIPKDWIQGWGQGLALAFLSDMLK, encoded by the coding sequence ATGCTTCAAGTGAAATATGACAGAGAAGAAATGTTAAGAGTCATTGATAACGTTACCCAAAAAACACTGGCGATGGATTTGACGTGGGACTGGCCTTGCGGTGTGGCGTACTATGGTGTAACCAGAGCTTATCAAACGACAGGGAATAAAGAGATTTTGGACAGGCTTGTCCAATGGGCGGATGAATACATCGAGCTGGGCTTGCCGGACTGGACCGTAAATACATGCGCGATGGGTCATATGCTGATTACTTTATATGAAGAAACTGGGAATCAGAAATATTGGGATATTGTGATGAGCAAGGTGGATTATCTGCAAAATCATGCGCTTAGATTCGGAGATAACGTGCTGCAGCATACCGTATCCATTTCCAATGATTTTCCCGAGCAGGCATGGGCGGATACATTGTTTATGGCGGCATTTTTCCTGCTCCGTGTAGGAAGCAAATTAAAAGATGAGGCCATGATTCAGGATGCGCTGAACCAGTACTACTGGCATATCAAATACCTTCAGGACCCGAGTAGCGGACTTTGGTACCACGGCTACAACAATGTCAACAAGGATCATATGTCTGGATTTTACTGGGGCAGAGCGAACGCCTGGGGAGCTTATACCATGTCTCAGGTGAAACCTCAGTTGAAAGACTGGTACCTATATCCACAGTGTATGGACGTCGAGTGTTCGCTGCGGGATCAACTAGCCGCTCTGAAGCTGGTTCAGACCGAGAACGGCTTGTGGCGGACAGTTCTCGATGACGAGGAGTCGTATGAAGAGGTGTCGGCTTCTGCTGGTATTGCAGCAGCCATGATCAACAACGGTAATCCGCTACACACAAAATACGTGCAAAAAGCATTGGAAGGTATCCTGAACAACATAAGTGAAGATGGACGTGTGCTTGGTGTATCGGGTGGTACGGCGGTGATGAAGGATCGGGATGGCTATCGCAATATTCCAAAAGACTGGATTCAGGGCTGGGGTCAGGGTCTGGCGCTCGCTTTCCTGTCCGACATGTTGAAATAA
- a CDS encoding GNAT family N-acetyltransferase, with translation MLDKISMETLHQVFVDAFSDYQVKMDLPFWKFQQMLQRRGYHPEISMGAFKEERMVGFVLNGLRNWNGKETAYDLGTGVVKECRRQGITRNLLLNIQKLLKEKNVEQYLLEVIQSNESAVQLYSKQNFKIQREFSCFQLQKDKFIPQTTCTVECVEKIDLEQFRGFWDVEPSWQNSIDSIYAVPEAFIYVVARQDHSIVGYGIIDKKTGDIPQLAVNPNYRGKGVASSILAEMILNTESPKISVLNMETHLKPMEDFLVKSGFAYHVGQYEMLLKL, from the coding sequence ATGTTGGACAAGATAAGCATGGAAACACTTCACCAAGTGTTTGTGGATGCGTTTTCCGATTACCAGGTTAAAATGGATTTGCCTTTTTGGAAGTTTCAACAAATGCTCCAACGAAGGGGGTATCACCCCGAGATATCGATGGGGGCTTTTAAAGAGGAGAGAATGGTCGGATTTGTCCTCAATGGACTTCGAAACTGGAATGGAAAGGAAACCGCATATGACCTTGGAACAGGTGTTGTAAAAGAATGCAGACGGCAGGGCATAACAAGAAATCTGCTCTTGAATATACAAAAGCTGCTAAAAGAAAAAAATGTAGAGCAATATTTGCTGGAAGTCATCCAATCCAACGAATCTGCAGTTCAGCTTTACAGTAAACAAAACTTCAAAATTCAAAGAGAATTTTCATGTTTCCAGTTACAAAAAGATAAATTCATACCGCAAACGACCTGCACGGTGGAATGTGTGGAGAAGATCGATCTGGAGCAGTTCAGGGGATTTTGGGATGTGGAGCCCTCCTGGCAAAATTCAATTGATTCCATCTACGCTGTGCCGGAAGCTTTTATCTATGTGGTTGCACGTCAGGATCACAGCATTGTTGGCTATGGCATTATAGATAAAAAAACAGGTGATATTCCACAGCTCGCAGTCAACCCAAATTACCGGGGCAAAGGCGTTGCAAGCAGCATTCTGGCAGAGATGATCCTTAATACAGAATCTCCTAAGATCAGTGTCCTTAATATGGAAACTCATCTGAAACCGATGGAAGATTTCCTGGTCAAATCAGGCTTTGCGTATCATGTTGGCCAGTACGAAATGCTCTTGAAATTATAA